DNA sequence from the Nitrospirota bacterium genome:
CGATACGGGAGATGCACGAGACCGGGGTGCTCGACCGGTTCATCCCCGAATTCGGCGCGCTGCGGCATCTCGTCATATCCGAGCCGTATCACCGGTATACCGTCGACGAACACTCCCTTATAGCGCTGAAGAACATCGAAGCGATCAGGGAGGGCCGGCAGGCGAGATTCTTCTACCTCGGCGATATCCTCAAAAAGGTGAAACAGGAGGTCCTCTTCCTCGCCGTGCTCCTCCATGATATAGGGAAGGGGATATCCAAGCAGCACGAAGAGGCGGGCTACAGCATGCTGAAAGGGGTTATGGAGCGGTTCGCTATAGACCGCGTCGACCGGAAGATCATCTCCTTTCTCGTAAAGAACCACATCGTCCTCTCGAAGCTCGCCCTGACGCGCGATATCGATGCGCCCGAGACCATCGCACAGCTGGCTGAAGTCGTTGAGTACGAAGAAAACCTCGACGCTCTTTACCTCATGACCTATGCGGATATGTCCGCGGTGAATCCCCGCTTCTGGACAGAATGGAAGGCCTATCTTCTCCACGCGCTCTATACGAGGACCAAAGAGCACCTGAAGGGAGCGAAGGGGCAGTTGACCGTAGCCGAAGGCAGACTGAAGGAGTTCGCCGCCACCATGCCGGGCAGGTACCTGATTGCCAATACAAATGATATAATAAACGCCGATTACGCGCTTTCGGAAAGGGCCCGGGGAGAGGGGATCGCTGCGACCATAACGGAACGGGAGGACGGCACTGCGGAGGTCGCCCTGGCGACCCGCGACATGCCCGGACTCTTTGCGAATATCGCCGGAGTCCTGAGCTCGAAAGGACTCAACATAAGAAGCGCACGGCTCTATACCGGGGCGACCGGGCTCGTGATCGACAAGATCACCGTCTCTAACTGGAGCGAGGTGTGGTGGACAGGCATGGAAGAGCAGATCAGGAACGACCTTCGGGCAGCGATACTCCCTGTGGCGAAAGGGGCGGCTGTCACCGCCTGTGCAACAGCGCCGCAGGAAAGGACGGCAGGCCTTTTTTCGAGCAATGCGCCGGGAGAGGGCTTCTTCAGATTCGAAACGTTCATAGAGATCGACAATGAGGCGTCTGCCGATCACACTATCCTCGAGCTCTTTCTCCCCGACCGGTTCGGCCTGCTGCGGGACATCGCGCTGCGTCTCTGCGAGCACCGGATCGATATCATCGCTGCGGTCATCAATACCGAAGAGGGTATCGCCCAGGATGTCTTTTACCTCCAGCACAGGGGCGGCAAGCTCCCGGCGGAAAAAATCCTCGACCTCTTGCCGGCGCTGCAGCTTCCGGCAGGGGGCGGGAGGCGCGAGCTGAATCTGCCGGCGGCCCGCTG
Encoded proteins:
- the glnD gene encoding [protein-PII] uridylyltransferase, with translation MKQTFSERLCEETVVLLRSGQDGAALCHSLTGIVDTLLIALFNEVTTGEVTTPPPPASPPDRRAAVRRRFPAEALPCGLALVAVGGYGRREMAPYSDIDLMLLGRSRDARTAGTAQAVLYRLWDEGLNISHCFRTLDECVEDSMADIATRTTLIESRFLAGSRDLFDDFRKDSYQKILFKKKKEFVSGLLRDIATRHKTYAESIYLLEPNLKEGQGGLRDLHSLAWLARVELHLADLRALESLMSAHDCRQLLRAYDFLLKTRAGLHALSRRKNDVLSFELQEGAASLLGFKDTKRFTAEEILMRLYYKKARTVTDVLSGIMGLCGRRYVNVPMSFSVKRLTDDFSLSKDEIIVKDRALLKNTDKIFEAFALASSTGKRLSAHLKESIRSRSLFINKRTRASRTAAEHFMGILRGGRVYQTIREMHETGVLDRFIPEFGALRHLVISEPYHRYTVDEHSLIALKNIEAIREGRQARFFYLGDILKKVKQEVLFLAVLLHDIGKGISKQHEEAGYSMLKGVMERFAIDRVDRKIISFLVKNHIVLSKLALTRDIDAPETIAQLAEVVEYEENLDALYLMTYADMSAVNPRFWTEWKAYLLHALYTRTKEHLKGAKGQLTVAEGRLKEFAATMPGRYLIANTNDIINADYALSERARGEGIAATITEREDGTAEVALATRDMPGLFANIAGVLSSKGLNIRSARLYTGATGLVIDKITVSNWSEVWWTGMEEQIRNDLRAAILPVAKGAAVTACATAPQERTAGLFSSNAPGEGFFRFETFIEIDNEASADHTILELFLPDRFGLLRDIALRLCEHRIDIIAAVINTEEGIAQDVFYLQHRGGKLPAEKILDLLPALQLPAGGGRRELNLPAAR